One window of the Plasmodium vivax chromosome 2, whole genome shotgun sequence genome contains the following:
- a CDS encoding hypothetical protein, conserved (encoded by transcript PVX_081585A), producing the protein MLFEDEDSSSRLHHFDYHRPGPVYLLRYLGVGGECGGRTGVCAEGCVEGSDKRERSEGELPFGVNDNGVVRDCPEGNEAKLKLRLPQGGGRNHVGISGRSGRSSSLEANQLELIFHKSARAIYEGTNAQVEIPTIARGGWKGGSPCPLGEKNPARETHSDDVEPDKIHIQGMTNQGMTNKGMTNKGMTNKGMTNKGMTYRENVPHKIEDLKSFLMERQENVNERNRQLFMQTMSSIDETLQLNHLCLCRNGRELDPASFAWHDSFVGQALGRACPEGETFRGGQLPSSPPASSPNLYEKLKHIRCVEEPGHTYQHVYPPRCQADRPKEVQIPQGSIQFNAKFESSNLQCVLKEKNREVYSIFLKQDIRSNEKKNQWFYFSASYIPGSYYQSDYFEGRKKKKKEQSDINRIIKEGSNDAYLDSKEDLKVSLDSSDLFLISDVKKLEKPFSVLFRIENMSRPFFLYREGHSPLVFSECRSVKEEVLWERAAYNVTYTRNDTPRHYNLKTNAFEKLSYCTYTLEFAYDFIYPYDTVYFASSLPYTYSYLMKYLGLLKSHVSSEQEGQKRINYVQGTLCTTALGLACPVLAVTNYDGEAADEAAAEAGTADEAADEAAPDAAPNGESRLVGAENSGRNYAEPTDIEGSHRSKAPGEAGQPKELHPVGSVSVPVEEDHKLVDAAKERLHHCCEESTYIDDAMCMYNLCHHRRTGGRREGEDNPGQRSPRKCSNAFMRQFERLLERPPLHPLSHDGGRRPRGSSTSPSLSGSSKVVTSPTPAGEPPSQAPLEEKKIIFLTARVHPGETNASYVMHGFLAFITSDSAYADALRDNFIFIIIPMLNVDGVVLGHNRLCSNGFDLNRQWNRPIYYLHQTVHTAKALIKRIHRKGRVVFFCDFHGHSRKYNCFFFGNFDSRAQLRGRKLAELFCHVMGASLPWFSLEDTHFKSESVSRGTARNVCGGEFAIDCSYTFEVSLIGVKVRSAEAAPPEGGGQTDEANEARQTSEPRDGEELPTRAAQEQKWDFFFFDENVLMLTGISFGISLFKFFNFVSHHEGDISEGERQQGEHNNKKKMASVNESAEVPPSRVKAKGSRVQLGGQLACHRGNLNRLERKRRGEMVKKASLEGVLPLGRVVIEPSSDVKSDAVEPAADVKSHLDGGHPLEGGIRSKAYEAKGDAETTSSSPPGKSTSRQLRKDLRAVKGKGLPNRKKEAKARAKNGESTKIHDEEKTLGEIATK; encoded by the exons ATGCTTTTTGAAGATGAAGACAGTAGCAGTCgtcttcaccattttgattATCATAGGCCTGGCCCTGTTTATTTACTTCGTTATTTAGGCGTCGGTGGGGAATGTGGGGGGCGAACGGGAGTATGTGCCGAGGGGTGCGTTGAAGGGTCGGACAAAAGAGAGAGAAGCGAGGGGGAACTCCCATTTGGTGTTAATGACAACGGGGTGGTAAGAGATTGCCCGGAGGGGAATGAGGCAAAGTTGAAGTTGAGActtccccaagggggggggagaaaccacGTGGGTATAAGCGGCAGGAGTGGGCGCAGCAGCAGCCTGGAAGCGAACCAGCTGGAGCTGATATTTCACAAGTCGGCGAGGGCCATTTATGAAGGCACCAATGCGCAGGTGGAAATTCCCACAATAGCGCGAGGTGGCTGGAAGGGGGGCTCTCCATGCCCCCTGGGGGAGAAGAACCCAGCGAGGGAGACCCACTCTGATGATGTGGAGCCGGACAAGATTCACATCCAGGGGATGACAAACCAGGGGATGACGAATAAGGGGATGACGAATAAGGGGATGACGAATAAGGGGATGACGAATAAGGGGATGACGTACCGGGAGAACGTTCCACACAAAATTGAGGATTTGAAAAGCTTCCTAATGGAGCGCCaggaaaatgtaaatgaaAGAAATCGGCAGCTCTTTATGCAGACCATGAGCAGCATCGATGAGACTTTGCAGTTGAACCATTTGTGCCTTTGCCGGAATGGCCGAGAGTTAGACCCCGCTTCGTTCGCCTGGCACGACTCGTTTGTGGGGCAAGCGTTGGGGAGGGCCTGCCCAGAGGGAGAGACCTTCCGAGGGGGGCAACTCCCCTCGTCACCCCCCGCAAGTTCGCCCAATTTGTATGAGAAGTTGAAGCATATCAGATGCGTAGAGGAACCGGGGCATACCTACCAGCATGTGTACCCCCCACGCTGTCAGGCAGACCGCCCGAAGGAAGTGCAGATACCCCAGGGGAGCATCCAATTCAACGCGAAATTCGAAAGCTCAAACCTGCAGTGCgtgctgaaggagaaaaacagAGAAGtctattccatttttttaaaacaggACATACGATCGAATGAGAAGAAGAACCAGTGGTTTTACTTCAGCGCAAGTTACATCCCAGGCTCCTACTACCAGAGTGACTACTTtgaggggaggaaaaaaaaaaaaaaagagcaaagtGACATTAATAGAATTATTAAAGAAGGTAGCAATGATGCCTACTTGGACAGTAAAGAGGACTTGAAAGTCTCTTTGGATTCTTCCGATTTATTTCTCATCAgcgatgttaaaaaattagagAAGCCCTTTTCTGTCCTTTTTAGAATCGAAAATATGTCTAGaccttttttcttatacaGAGAGGGACACTCTCCTTTGGTTTTTTCCGAGTGTAGAAGCGTGAAGGAGGAGGTCCTCTGGGAGAGGGCAGCATACAACGTTACCTACACGAGGAATGACACCCCTAGGCACTACAATTTAAAGACAAATGCGTTTGAGAAATTATCCTATTGCACCTACACACTGGAATTCGCCTACGATTTTATTTACCCTTACGATACTGTTTATTTCGCTAGCTCCCTCCCGTATACCTACTCCTATTTGATGAAATACCTGGGGCTACTTAAGAGCCACGTGAGCAGCGAGCAGGAGGGGCAGAAGAGAATCAACTACGTGCAGGGCACCCTGTGCACGACGGCTTTGGGGCTCGCCTGCCCCGTCCTGGCCGTCACGAATTACGacggggaagcggcagatGAAGCGGCTGCCGAAGCGGGAACTGCAGATGAAGCGGCAGATGAAGCGGCACCTGACGCTGCTCCCAATGGGGAGAGCCGCCTCGTAGGTGCAGAGAACTCTGGGCGGAACTACGCTGAGCCAACCGACATTGAGGGGTCGCATCGGAGCAAAGCCCCCGGGGAGGCAGGCCAACCGAAGGAGCTGCATCCCGTTGGGAGTGTCAGCGTGCCTGTTGAGGAAGATCACAAGCTGGTGGATGCCGCGAAGGAGAGACTGCACCACTGCTGCGAGGAAAGCACATACATTGACGACGCGATGTGCATGTACAATTTGTGCCATCACAGACGGACAGGTGGTCGACGAGAAGGGGAGGACAACCCAGGACAGAGGAGCCCCCGTAAATGTTCTAACGCGTTCATGAGACAGTTTGAGCGGCTGCTGGAGAGACCTCCCCTTCATCCGCTAAGTCACGATGGAGGGAGGCGCCCGCGTGGATCGTCGACGTCGCCTTCTTTAAGTGGCTCCTCCAAAGTGGTAACTTCTCCCACCCCCGCGGGGGAACCGCCCAGTCAGGCACCCCTcgaagagaagaaaatcATTTTCCTAACCGCGCGAGTGCACCCTGGGGAGACGAACGCCAGCTACGTCATGCATGGCTTCCTCGCGTTCATCACGTCCGACAGTGCATACGCCGATGCTCTCCGCgacaatttcatttttataatcatacCCATGTTGAACGTGGATGGAGTGGTGCTGGGGCACAACCGGCTCTGCTCAAATGGATTTGACCTTAACAGGCAATGGAATCGACCCATTTATTATTTGCACCAAACGGTGCACACAGCCAAGGCTCTCATAAAAAGAATCCACAGGAAGGGAAGGGTCGTCTTCTTCTGCGATTTCCATGGGCACTCTAGAAAgtataattgttttttttttgggaatttTGATAGTCGGGCTCAGCTGAGGGGTAGGAAGTTGGCTGAGCTATTTTGCCACGTGATGGGAGCCTCCCTTCCGTGGTTCTCCCTGGAGgatacacattttaaaagtgaGAGTGTAAGCAGGGGAACGGCGAGGAACGTCTGTGGAGGCGAATTCGCCATCGACTGCAGCTACACGTTTGAGGTGTCCCTCATCGGGGTCAAGGTGAGGAGCGCAGAAGCGGCGCCGCcagaggggggaggccaaACGGACGAAGCGAACGAAGCGCGTCAAACGAGTGAACCTCGCGACGGAGAAGAACTCCCCACCCGTGCCGCCCAAGAACAGAAAtgggactttttttttttcgatgaGAATGTCTTGATGCTGACGGGGATCTCCTTTGGAATAAGCCTCTTcaagttttttaattttgtgtcCCACCATGAGGGGGACATATcggagggggagaggcagcagggggagcataataataagaagaaaatggcGAGCGTAAATGAAAGCGCAGAGGTGCCCCCTTCGCGCGTTAAAGCTAAGGGTAGTAGGGTGCAGCTCGGTGGCCAGTTAGCATGTCATAGGGGTAATTTGAACAGGctggagaggaagaggagaggCGAGATGGTGAAGAAGGCAAGTTTGGAGGGGGTCCTACCATTGGGCAGGGTCGTTATAGAGCCTTCTTCAGATGTGAAGAGTGATGCGGTGGAGCCTGCTGCAGATGTGAAGAGCCACCTCGATGGGGGACACCCTTTGGAAGGTGGTATCCGTAGTAAGGCTTATGAAGCGAAGGGGGACGCAGAGACAACATCATCATCCCCCCCAGGCAAGTCCACTTCGCGGCAGCTCCGAAAGGACTTGCGAGCAGTCAAAGGGAAGGGTCTACCCAACAGGAAGAAGGAAGCAAAGGCgagagcaaaaaatggc GAGAGTACCAAAATTCACGATGAGGAAAAAACATTGGGTGAAATTGCTACCAAGTAA
- a CDS encoding hypothetical protein, conserved (encoded by transcript PVX_081590A), with the protein MCSYILIDSHILVCSNNCGYSVCKTCILFYILNHLVVPDGKKTSARLEISKLKDNSVQCPLCKGTLRYCIWNKKLELTLKKIIEERKDIDSFKLNVDERNTRLLRVVEKLRIENFSPSGSTSKENILQSDVFQAIEAKYILSSANRKEDEPPREGDVKIANHFLYLMTNNRQNCTKEFNMIFLEFESPIFETVQKMSVRAAYNHQVGKTAGGGAAPSGGAANQLLHTNDNLANTRSGRSAVVERTEDDVDEDLYSQDKTYVMPISFVGGETSYSLIGVFCVKRPFKQVSPSSSSSEEVKQRAVLETFLQKWFSDEVRANQNPSEVQNPRELLTPLERLKSGDVYTLEWVLKYEKTCFFPARKQPIHNIINSRRQRGRKRNNIEIVLDLRKFLEVVLSVNNYIKYGSRPNNYETKKGGAALPSTVEDEEGKRKVAPTRGDNKQGDPSSWLHNIGGADAKGNQNDVVKERLASFPSSGAAASTGMTKQSEFQEIFSLLYNTRVPPVTIGGTFNVSNPYADYCALLPFLTKGDFLFLRRLQRIYKEKYLRQLYRHVRRNDLSMNIFFNAVNQVFFSGARWG; encoded by the coding sequence atgtgcagCTACATTCTAATCGATTCGCACATCCTTGTGTGTAGCAACAACTGTGGCTACTCCGTTTGCAAGACCTGTATCCTCTTCTACATTTTGAACCACCTCGTTGTTCCGGATGGGAAGAAGACAAGTGCCAGATTAGAGATATCAAAACTGAAGGACAACTCTGTGCAGTGCCCCCTCTGCAAAGGTACCCTCAGGTACTGCAtttggaataaaaaattagaattaactttaaaaaaaattatagaagaAAGGAAAGATATTGACTCCTTTAAACTTAACGTTGACGAGAGGAATACCCGCTTGTTACGTGTTGTAGAGAAGCTTAGGATAGAaaatttctccccctctggTAGTACCTCCAAAGAGAATATCCTTCAGAGTGACGTCTTCCAAGCGATTGAAGCTAAGTACATTCTCTCCAGCGCAAACAGGAAGGAAGATGAACCCCCTAGGGAGGGAGACGTAAAAATTGCTAACCACTTCCTCTACCTGATGACCAACAATAggcaaaattgcacaaaagAATTTAATATGATTTTTCTAGAATTTGAAAGTCCCATTTTTGAAACGGTGCAGAAGATGAGTGTGAGGGCTGCGTATAATCACCAGGTGGGGAAGACcgccggggggggagcggcaccgtcggggggagcggccaacCAGCTACTTCACACTAATGATAATTTGGCCAATACCCGTTCGGGACGGAGCGCAGTTGTGGAGCGCACCGAGGACGACGTCGACGAAGATCTGTACAGCCAGGACAAAACGTACGTCATGCCAATCTCCTtcgtggggggggaaacgtcCTACTCGCTAATCGGCGTCTTCTGTGTGAAGCGCCCCTTCAAGCAGGTGTCCCCCtcgagcagcagcagcgaaGAGGTGAAGCAGCGAGCCGTTTTGGAGACCTTCCTGCAGAAGTGGTTCTCCGATGAGGTGAGGGCTAATCAGAACCCATCTGAGGTGCAGAATCCGCGCGAGCTGCTCACCCCCCTGGAGAGACTCAAATCCGGAGATGTGTACACCCTAGAGTGGGTGCTCAAATACGAAAAGAcgtgcttcttccccgcgAGGAAACAGCCAATTCATAACATCATCAATAGCAGAAGGCAAAGGggcagaaaaaggaacaacatAGAAATTGTCCTCGACTTGAGGAAGTTTCTAGAGGTTGTTCTAAgtgtaaataattatataaaatatgggAGTCGCCCAAATAATTATGAGacgaagaaggggggggctGCCCTACCCTCCACTGTAGAGgatgaagaggggaaaaggaaagtggCACCAACCCGGGGGGATAACAAGCAGGGAGATCCCTCTTCATGGCTACACAACATTGGCGGTGCTGATGCTAAGGGGAATCAAAACGATGTGGTGAAAGAAAGGCTAGCAAGCTTCCCCTCTTCCGGGGCGGCAGCATCAACTGGGATGACGAAGCAGAGCGAGTTCCAGGAGATCTTCTCACTTCTGTACAACACGAGGGTCCCCCCCGTGACAATTGGGGGCACCTTCAACGTTAGCAACCCCTACGCTGACTACTGTGCCCTCTTGCCGTTTTTAACAAAGGGGGACTTTCTATTCCTACGGAGGCTCCAGCGCATTTACAAGGAGAAGTACCTGCGGCAGCTGTACCGGCACGTGCGCAGGAACGACCTCAGCATGAACATATTCTTCAACGCCGTCAACCAGGTCTTCTTTTCCGGCGCCAGGTGGGGGTAG
- a CDS encoding hypothetical protein, conserved (encoded by transcript PVX_081595A), with amino-acid sequence MEKHKLQPGEEAKIRAIFFFIGLLLSLPSHVIVNVSFLINRIYDEEIFVTVMGIVSGCMIISSVFQLTFERTSFKSIMLFNSLNTANMLVLLVGICFFKCSKYYVYVICGTIGLFIGYLYSACTKYSLLMAIKVNGYMITGISFSSLFFFAINLLMSYFTIEDGNVNSYYNAIALSIGTTVSVEFFIILFILYAQVSSPFFIEQKQKIELEICQNASMHNDLSSIEKGKTKKQKSALSSDSKSKDGGANASFLTSCKEKVANFRGMFNCTNISNGACLIKYYYVCLIPISFSIFVSSIVYPHMIPNKLGKGVYVNYLFMFLYQLSDMLFSLLVTVYLTAFNFLKQKYIVMLCLSRLILLGIAFKIKNLDDGDYMRSNGFVSLIIFLLGSTNGSFINISYARIGECFEESSTKEKNIAVSSSFCALCLLMSFALAPWVCKAIIDL; translated from the exons ATGGAGAAGCACAAGCTGCAGCcgggggaggaggcgaaaATCCGGgccatcttcttcttcatcggGCTGCTGCTGAGCCTGCCGTCGCACGTGATCGTAAACGTGTCCTTCCTCATAAACCGAATCTACGATGAGGAAATTTTCGTCACCGTCATGGGCATCGTGTCTGGCTGCATGATCATCTCCTCCGTCTTTCAGTTAACCTTCGAAAGGACCTCCTTCAAATCAATAATGCTTTTCAATTCGTTGAATACAGCCAACATGCTGGTCCTCCTAGTAGGCATCTGCTTCTTCAAGTGCTCCAAGTACTACGTCTACGTCATCTGTGGCACCATTGGCTTGTTTATTGGCTACCTCTATTCCGCTTGCACCAAGTATTCCCTCCTCATGGCAATCAAGGTGAATGGCTACATGATCACTGGCATCAGCTTCAGctctctcttcttcttcgcaaTCAATTTGCTAATGTCTTATTTTACAATAGAAGATGGGAACGTTAACTCCTATTACAATGCCATTGCCTTATCCATTGGGACCACTGTGTCAGTCGAGTTTTTTATtatcctcttcattttgtatgcACAAGTCAGCTCCCCTTTCTTCATCGAgcagaaacaaaaaattgagctTGAAATCTGCCAAAACGCTAGTATGCATAACGATTTGAGTTCCattgaaaaggggaagacgaagaaaCAGAAGAGCGCTTTATCATCTGATTCGAAGTCCAAGGATGGCGGGGCGAATGCTTCTTTCCTCACCTCGTGCAAAGAGAAAGTGGCCAACTTTAGGGGCATGTTCAACTGCACCAACATCTCCAACGGCGCTTGCCTCATTAAGTACTACTACGTCTGCCTCATCCCCATCTCCTTTTCGATTTTCGTCTCCTCGATTGTCTACCCCCACATGA tcCCCAACAAGCTCGGAAAAGGCGTCTACGTGAACTACCTGTTTATGTTCCTGTACCAGCTGAGCGACATGCTGTTTAGCCTCCTCGTGACGGTCTACCTGACCGCCTTCAACTTCCTGAAGCAGAAGTACATCGTGATGCTGTGCCTCAGCAGACTTATCCTCCTGGGAATCGCtttcaaaataaagaatTTGGACGATGGAGACTACATGCGCTCGAACGGGTTCGTCTCGCTGATCATTTTTCTGTTGGGTTCTACCAACGGCtcctttataaatataagttACGCCAGAATAGGGGAGTGCTTCGAAGAATCCAGCACGAAGGAAAAGAACATCGCCGTGTCCTCGTCCTTTTGCGCCCTCTGCCTCCTAATGAGTTTTGCCCTCGCGCCCTGGGTCTGCAAGGCGATCATCGATTTGTGA
- a CDS encoding hypothetical protein, conserved (encoded by transcript PVX_081600A), protein MNREQRSEGRKNVGAILHRYYGLEGRSENGQQHEEEVGGVLRSDEAKLSGAKEREPRMVWKSQKSGSHMCGEEPTDASDSEELNQKSTDFNVSEYFKKLLEKASLNDLIQKAKHIEKEIKQNDNFMQSVVYNNYSKFMEAADTIINLKNSFGNVKEKVGEINEHLSFIDNHSHLVNNRIGKNYKKIKSLLHIKELLNGVHTIMSIPRRMFRFIIFGDYTQSLQLFIEAVPFFHQNRGRRIFRDLYLDCENLASIACYYYEEQLRRGVPPNVGEETQRGEDTQHGQLTQHGQLTQHGQLTQHGELTQHGQHPPHLAGNSPEEFFNHLCERVIPNEQVTSTLYLFLAYGKDKKEVRNVFIRNRLAAMKYLLCEIANWGSYLQGGTTKEGEADSQSAKGMEKQHARHTGESAPNDEGHNGVFKTVLQLAYTKWLNCYFTMIRSYEQLFLRDFYSVGDETGMKGSGKVEALGGIPRLRALMRKLGATTADVRGKAGALPTNPSAHVVGAGQANYDKETNSGDNAPNGGTPPSVDWQEEHLEALLSTDDDGEVVELLTKILFKLLQDLTVDLICMFNPPVKLVARCVRVLQEGVISEAASDAAMSEADNRSVNRLGAHLRSTHVSDGGTVPPLMEEFLRRTHSELLKFHVYSLCLQNDRSLMSFFSLCKEKEASYILENKPELSHHILLSLCLVLIDLEAFYKEIPLTSTDFYFKNLINFVTIYFLFLVRFADAFIRYFVCVWEGRRGEAGEGAANEVATNEVSADDASSCEGDPPVDKEQIFRCRNIYPPQAYHNDVANAEEEEEKKKKKKTWKCTAKWIYQSVTFDGGEFQHLLMERKKLMRMEFDQFIESIIKKHKFEAAKKSEINFLFTLVGILDNMKKEGVSKVYTVIVDVYKEAHALVNERKRISLRCTFEDLIYEDAYPFCKAGEGNEGPADAYADEETHSKGLPPIKQRHLNPAATSAHYTLEGADDQDDRLRGLEHLPTQEGAETDEEGGLHSVFIHREEEQQDKMKNRTFSSGHSGEQNDVRDDGHLLLLKRSASFIASEGDEPGEAGHDAISGHTGGEVERGKATRLAVEGDTLAGEDPSKGTNSDEFRSDDDYENSQDDTNKHTVGIRNFAKFKFLEKRNELMNAFVSYYLNKMSRSVREFIQREKWTEGEKTKLVSRNFIYLLNNIIAVHSHLASFLESKAISAAATGAGAASGHADHFNDVKGKIGEALERVCKEYAKGKRGRTSSELQAGGDNHDGGGSRSDLASTQQKETHDEKNLEMYMYKLYMCKMKNYKRNLHLENKKIILMIIKILFKNYSEYVRDLHFNEYGFEMLRVNFFFFFHCLKVFVPLDDEHVLFVILNEVLISAYERSTNFTPSSAGGNSLYQAYLLNEIDCDVGANRDFIMNSLRRV, encoded by the coding sequence ATGAACAGGGAGCAGAGAAGcgaggggaggaagaacgTGGGGGCGATCCTGCACAGGTACTACGGGCTAGAGGGGCGGAGTGAAAATGGTCAGCAGCACGAGGAAGAAGTAGGTGGAGTGCTTAGAAGTGACGAGGCAAAGTTGAGTGGCGCGAAGGAAAGAGAACCCCGCATGGTGTGGAAATCTCAGAAGAGCGGCAGCCATATGTGCGGGGAGGAACCCACAGACGCGAGCGACTCAGAGGAGCTAAACCAGAAAAGCACCGATTTTAACGTCAGCGAGTACTTTAAGAAGCTCCTAGAAAAGGCATCCCTAAACGATTTGATACAAAAGGCAAAACAcatagaaaaggaaattaagcaaaatgatAACTTCATGCAGTCAGTGGTGTATAACAATTACAGCAAATTTATGGAAGCAGCAGACACCATCATAAATCTGAAGAACTCTTTTGGAAATGTTAAAGAGAAAGTTGGGGAGATAAATGAGCACTTGAGTTTTATAGATAATCACTCCCATTTGGTGAACAACCGAAttggtaaaaattataagaaaattaaaagtttGCTTCATATTAAGGAGCTACTCAATGGGGTACACACCATCATGAGTATCCCCAGGAGGATGTTTcgttttatcatttttgggGACTACACCCAATCGTTGCAGCTCTTTATCGAGGcggttccttttttccaccaAAATAGAGGCAGGCGTATTTTTAGGGACCTTTATTTGGATTGCGAAAATTTGGCCTCCATTGCGTGTTACTACTATGAGGAGCAGCTCCGGAGGGGTGTCCCCCCCAACGTAGGGGAGGAGACCCAGCGTGGGGAGGACACTCAGCATGGGCAGCTCACTCAGCATGGGCAGCTCACTCAGCATGGGCAGCTCACTCAGCATGGGGAGCTCACTCAGCATGGGCAGCACCCCCCCCACCTAGCGGGGAACTCCCCggaagaattttttaaccACCTCTGTGAGCGAGTCATCCCAAACGAACAAGTCACCTCCACCCTCTACCTATTTTTGGCATATGGGAAGGACAAAAAGGAGGTGCGAAATGTGTTTATACGAAACAGACTTGCAGCGATGAAGTACCTACTGTGTGAAATTGCCAATTGGGGGAGCTACCTCCAGGGGGGGACCACCAAAGAGGGAGAGGCTGATAGCCAGTCTGCGAAGGGGATGGAGAAGCAGCACGCACGTCACACCGGTGAGAGTGCCCCCAACGATGAGGGCCATAACGGGGTGTTCAAAACGGTGCTACAGTTGGCCTACACGAAATGGCTAAATTGTTACTTCACCATGATACGGAGCTATGAGCAGCTATTTTTGCGAGACTTTTATTCTGTGGGTGATGAAACCGGAATGAAGGGAAGCGGGAAGGTGGAAGCTCTTGGTGGTATCCCCCGGTTGAGGGCCTTGATGAGGAAGCTGGGTGCGACCACCGCTGATGTGAGGGGCAAAGCGGGGGCTCTTCCCACCAACCCGTCCGCCCACGTAGTGGGCGCAGGCCAAGCCAATTACGATAAGGAAACAAACAGTGGTGACAATgcaccaaacgggggaacccccccctcGGTCGACTGGCAGGAGGAGCACCTGGAGGCCCTACTGAGCACGGACGACGACGGGGAGGTGGTCGAACTGCTGACGAAGATTCTCTTCAAGCTTCTGCAGGACCTGACGGTCGACCTCATATGCATGTTCAACCCCCCGGTGAAACTCGTGGCGCGCTGCGTGCGGGTGCTGCAGGAGGGGGTGATCAGCGAAGCGGCGAGCGATGCGGCGATGAGCGAAGCGGATAATCGATCCGTGAACCGTCTTGGCGCTCACCTTCGCAGCACCCACGTCAGTGACGGGGGAACCGTCCCCCCCTTGATGGAGGAGTTCCTCAGGAGAACCCACTCCGAGCTGCTAAAGTTCCACGTGTACAGCTTGTGCCTGCAGAACGACCGCAGCCTCatgagcttcttctccctgtgcaaggagaaggaagctagttacattttggaaaacaaGCCCGAGCTCAGTCACCACATTCTGTTAAGCCTGTGTCTTGTCCTCATCGACTTGGAGGCCTTCTACAAAGAGATACCCCTAACCAGCACcgatttttatttcaaaaatttgattAACTTTGTgaccatttattttttgttccttgtGCGGTTCGCGGACGCCTTCATCAGGTACTTCGTGTGCGTCTGGGAGGGGCgcaggggagaagcgggtgaAGGTGCCGCTAATGAAGTTGCCACAAATGAAGTTTCCGCGGATGATGCCTCCTCCTGTGAAGGGGACCCCCCCGTTGACAAGGAGCAAATCTTCCGGTGCAGAAACATATACCCCCCACAGGCATACCACAACGATGTAGCGAacgcagaagaggaagaagaaaaaaaaaaaaaaaaaaaaacttggaAATGCACAGCCAAGTGGATATACCAAAGCGTCACATTTGACGGTGGCGAGTTTCAACACCTCCTgatggagaggaagaagttgATGAGGATGGAATTCGACCAGTTTATAGAAAGCATAATAAAGAAGCACAAATTCGAGGCAGccaaaaaaagcgaaataaaTTTCCTCTTCACCCTAGTGGGAATTTTAGACAACATGAAAAAGGAGGGAGTGTCAAAAGTGTACACCGTAATTGTGGACGTGTATAAAGAAGCTCATGCGTTGGTGAATGAGCGGAAGAGGATTAGCCTCCGCTGCACGTTTGAGGATCTCATATATGAGGATGCGTATCCCTTTTGTAaagcgggggaggggaacgAAGGCCCAGCTGATGCTTACGCCGATGAGGAAACGCACTCGAAGGGGCTGCCGCCCATCAAGCAGAGGCATCTGAACCCAGCTGCAACCTCCGCGCACTACACGCTCGAAGGGGCGGATGATCAGGATGATCGCTTGAGGGGGCTGGAACACTTGCCCACGCAGGAAGGTGCAGAAACGGATGAGGAAGGAGGGCTCCACTCGGTGTTCATTCACAGGGAGGAGGAACAACaagacaaaatgaagaatcgTACCTTTAGCTCGGGGCACTCTGGTGAGCAGAACGATGTGCGGGATGATGGccatcttcttctcctcaaaAGGAGCGCGAGCTTCATTGCTAGCGAGGGGGACGAACCAGGGGAGGCTGGACACGACGCCATTTCGGGCCATACAGGTGGAGAAGTCGAACGGGGAAAGGCAACCAGGTTGGCGGTCGAAGGAGACACCCTAGCAGGGGAGGACCCCTCGAAAGGGACCAACTCGGACGAATTCCGCTCCGATGACGACTATGAAAACAGCCAGGATGACACGAACAAGCACACCGTCGGCATTCGCAACTTTGCAAAATTTAAATTCctcgaaaaaagaaacgagcTAATGAACGCCTTCGTTTCGTACTacttaaataaaatgtcGCGAAGTGTAAGGGAATTCATCCAAAGGGAGAAATGGACTGAAGGGGAGAAGACCAAACTAGTGAGcagaaattttatatacctCTTGAATAACATTATCGCGGTTCATTCCCACCTGGCGTCCTTCTTGGAGAGCAAGGCGATTAGTGCAGCTGCTACTGGAGCTGGAGCTGCTTCTGGCCACGCGGACCATTTTAATGACGTGAAGGGCAAAATAGGGGAGGCGCTGGAGCGGGTGTGCAAGGAGtacgcaaaggggaagaggggaAGGACCTCTTCGGAGCTGCAAGCAGGGGGGGACAATCATGACGGGGGCGGAAGCCGAAGCGACCTGGCCAGCACCCAGCAGAAAGAAACCCACGATGAGAAAAACCTagaaatgtacatgtacaaattgtacatgtgcaaaatgaagaactaCAAAAGAAATTTGCActtggaaaacaaaaaaattattctcatgataatcaaaattttgtttaaaaattacagCGAATATGTGCGCGACTTACATTTTAATGAGTACGGTTTTGAAATGTTAagagttaatttttttttcttctttcactGTCTGAAGGTTTTTGTTCCCCTGGATGATGAGCATGTGTTGTTCGTAATTCTAAATGAAGTCTTAATCAGCGCATATGAGCGCTCCACGAACTTCACCCCCTCCAGTGCAGGGGGGAATTCCCTATATCAGGCCTACCTACTAAACGAAATTGACTGTGATGTGGGGGCCAATAGGGATTTTATAATGAACAGCTTGAGGAGGGTATAG